The Halomonas elongata DSM 2581 DNA segment ATGCAGGCCAAGGGGAGCACGGTCAGCGTGGGCCTCGAGGGGCGCATGTACCTGATCGAGGGGAGCGAGCTGGACGCCCTGGGGCTCGAGCCCCTGCCGCGACCGACCCTGCCGGAGGACGCCTCGGAGGAGGAGATCGAGGCGTTCGTCTGGGATCAGCTGCGAACCTGCTTCGATCCGGAGATTCCGGTCAACATCGTCGAGCTGGGGTTGGTCTACGGTTGTCGCATCGAGCGCTTGATTACCGGCGAGCGACTCGTCACCATCCGTATGACGTTGACCGCTCCGGGCTGTGGCATGGGTGATGTGATCGCCGCCGATGCCCGCAACAAGATTCTGGGGGCGCCCCAGATCAGCAAGGTGCACACCGAGATCGTCTTCGATCCCCCCTGGAGTCGCGAGATGATGAGCGACGAGGCCAAGCTCGAGCTTGGCATGTTCTGAAGAGGTCGCGTCGTCCCCATGCGCTGCATCGAATGCCCTGTCGGCGAGATGAGGCGACGCCCAAGATGCCTCCATGACCGGGGAAGTCGATGCCCTCGCTACCGTGGAAAACCTTCCGGATCCTGCTGATGTGGCTTGGCGGGGGAACCTTTCTGGCGCTGTTGCTGTTCCTGGCGGCCAACCTGTGGGTGTTGACCAGTACCCGCGGACGTATCGATCGCGAGCTGGCGCAATGCCAGTCCGAGCGCGTGGGTATCGTCTTCGGCACCTCGCACTGGACCCGCAGCGGTGCCCGCAATCCCCACTTCGAAGGACGCATGAGGGCCGCGGCGAGCCTGATACACGACGGGCGGGTCATGCATCTGCTGCTGTCGGGAGATAACAGCACTCGCTACTACAATGAGCCGGTCACCATGTGGAAGGATCTGCGTGGTCGCGCGGTTCCGGATTCGGCCATGACCCTCGATTATGCCGGCTTCAGCACCTTCGATACGCTGGCCCGGGCCCGGGATGTCTTCGCGGTGAAGCGCGCCTTGCTGGTCACCCAGTCCTGGCATCTGCCAAGGGCATTGTTCATCGCCGATGCACTGGGCATCGAGGCGCGAGGCTGTGCGGCACCGGAGCGGCCGTCGGACAGCACCCTACGGCTGAGGGCCAGGGAATGGGTCGCGCGGGCGGCGACGCTCGGCGATATCTATCTGTGGGGGCGCGAGCCGCACTTCCTGGGGCCTCTGGAGCCCCTGCAGATCACCCCGCCGCAGCGGGGCCCGGTCAGCGCTTCTGACGCTGCTTCTGCAGACGATACAACTCGCGAATCAGCGCACGACAGTTCCGCCAGCACTCCTCGATGACCGGCTCGATGGCATCGGGCAGCGGATGGGTGAGCAGGGTCGAAAGGGCCTGCATCAACACCCGCTCCTGTTCGAGCAGTTCGTTGATCAGGACCTGGCTGTCGTTGCCGACGAAGCTCTTCAGCCGGCTCCATAGCCACATGTAGTCGTCGCGTTCGACGTCGGCATCGCGGGGGAGAAGGTCGAGATGGCGACGGGCCAGCGACTGCAGTTCGTGCATCAGCCGGCCACGTTCCTCGAAATGGGGCTTGAGCGCGTCGCGCAGGCTTGGCCGCAGGCGCTCGAGATTGTCCTGGAAATAGTCGATGCTGTCGGCCAGCGCTTCGAGGGCACTGTCCATCGCCACCTGGCGATTATCAAGAAACATGCGCGTTCACCTCCTCCGGTGACGCAGATTGTGGGGGTGTCGCGGTACTTTTGCCACCCCCATTCGCCATTAAATCGTCGTTTCGGTATTAGCCTTTAGGCTTGGGGGGCGTCTTGCGTTTCGGCGCCGAACTCTTTTCCAGATGCTCGATGATCTGTCCGGCGATGTCCTTGCCGGTGGCGGACTCGATACCGCGCAGCCCCGGCGATGAATTCACCTCCATGATCACCGGCCCGTGGTTGGAGCGCAGCAGGTCGACACCCGCCACTTTCAGGCCCATGGCCTTGGCGGCACGGATGGCCGTGGAGCGTTCCTCGGGGGTGATGCGGATGATGCTGGCACTGCCGCCACGATGCAGGTTGGAACGGAATTCGCCTTCGGCGGCCTGGCGTTTCATGGCGGCCACGACCTTGTCGCCGATCACCAGGCAGCGAATGTCGGCGCCCTTGGCTTCCTTGATGTATTCCTGAACCATGATATTGGCCTTCATGCCCATGAAGGCCTGGATCACCGATTCGGCGGCCTGGTTGGTTTCGGCCAGAACCACGCCGATGCCCTGGGTGCCTTCCAGCAGTTTGATGACCAGCGGGGCGCCACGCACCATGGTGATCAGGTCCGGAATGTCATCGGGCGAGTGTGCAAAGCCGGTCACCGGCAGGCCGATGCCCTTGCGCGACAGAAGCTGCAGCGAACGCAGCTTGTCCCGGGAGCGGGTGATCGAGACGCTGTCGTTGAGTACCTGGGTGCCCATCATCTCGAACTGGCGCAGCACCGCGCAGCCATAGAAGGTGATGGAGGCGCCGATACGGGGAATCACCGCGTCGAAGGGTTCGAGCTCCTGCCCCTTGTAGTGGATGGAGGGGTGATGCGAGGCGATGCTCATGTAGCACCGCAGGGTATCGACGACCCGGGCACTATGACCACGGGCCTCGGCGGCCTCCATCAGCCGGCGGGTGGAATAGAGGTTGCGGTTGCGAGAGAGCAGCGCGATGTGCATGGCGGATTCTCCGTGGATGAGGTCGGAGAGATGGTGAGCCTCAGGGCTCACCATGCAGGAAACCGGCACCGGGTGCTACCAGCAGCCGGCGCAGGGCACGGCGGCCCAGCAGCATGGGATGACGCATGTCGCGCCGATCCGTCAGGGTCAGCTCGACCGGGAATTCCAGTTCACCGAGTTGCATGAGTGTGCGGATGACGTAACGCCACTCGGCCTGGCCGTTGGAACTGGTGACACGACGTCGATCATGGAGTGGCAGGCACTGCTCATGGGCCGGGCTCGACGGGCCGCTGCCGCGGGTCGTGAATCGCACCCATGGATGGCCATCCTGTTCGAAGGTCTCGATGTTCTCGGCGTGAAGCGCGGAAGTTCGCGCGCCGGTGTCGGCCTTGGCGCACAGTGTCAGGCCCAGTGCCGGCAGTGTAACCATCTCACGGCGGCCGATGACCGCCTTGGCCTGATAGGGCAACTCCTTCATGACGCTCGGTGCCTCCTGTGAATCAACGGGAAAGGCCAGCCAGACGGCGGCCGATGGCAGATGTCGGCTCGGCGTCGCGCAGCGTCATCAGCACGGGCAGACGCAAGCGGGGAATCAACGCCAGGTCACGGGCCACGGCCGTGAAGTCGGCTCGAGGCTCGTCCGCCAGGCGTGCCAGAAAGCGCGGCAGTCGCTCCGCCTCCTCCAGATGACGCCACCCCCGACCCGCCATGGCGGCCAGCAGGTCAGGGCCGCAGGCCGTCTCATCGGCGAGCAGGGCGTCGTACCAGCTTCCCACCCGGGCGGTAGCGGCGCCACTGACGGCGCGCACGCAGGCACAGAAGCGTTCGATGTCGCCGGCCTCGGCGGCCTGTTCGCCGCGCTGGCGAAGGGCGGCGGCGAGGTCGTCACCGATGGCGACATGTTCCAGACAGTAACATAGCGATACCAGGACCTCATCGGGCAGGCTGGGGATCGTATCGGCCAGCCGCTGCTGCTGGGCCTCGTCCATGCGTACCGCGAAATCGGCCAGACCCTGCAGGCCGAGGGCTCGCCAGTCGAGTGCCTGCTGGCCTTCCAGATAGGCTTCCACCGGCTCCAGATGCTGGCTCGCCGGCCGGTCGAGATCGTGGCTCGCCCGGGCGTGCAGCATGGCCAGGAAAGGTGTCGCGGGAGTGAAGGCGAGGGGATTGTCCTTCATCAGGTTATCGATCCCGCTGCTATCTTCACGACCGAGCCCCTGGACGTTGCGGCCCAGGGTCTCCAGCAGACGCTGCAGGAAAGCGTCGCGTGGCGCCGGGTCGAGCGTGCCCTGTTCATCGAGGGGCAGGGCCAGGAACCAGATGAGCGGATCGCCGAGATCGCCCACCCGAAACACCATGGCAAGCCGGGCCTGCCCCTGCCAGGGTGCCGGCCAGGAATGCCCGTCGTGCTCCAGCTCGCGCAAGGCGTCGAGCGGACAGGGTTCGACGCGGCGGCCCATATGGTAAAGCGTCACCTCGGCGCCGGTACGGACGAAGAAGTCATGTAGGCTGTCGATCGATTGCATGCGGTCTCCCTGGCTCGAATCGTGCACTCTACATTGCGGCCCGAACCCTGTCAGCCTCCACGACGCCAAGAGGCAAGGCGGATCGATCAT contains these protein-coding regions:
- the sufT gene encoding putative Fe-S cluster assembly protein SufT, which produces MSDIDALAGVTKGQVLPLQRDVEAISIPFGKTETLAEDSEVTVMQAKGSTVSVGLEGRMYLIEGSELDALGLEPLPRPTLPEDASEEEIEAFVWDQLRTCFDPEIPVNIVELGLVYGCRIERLITGERLVTIRMTLTAPGCGMGDVIAADARNKILGAPQISKVHTEIVFDPPWSREMMSDEAKLELGMF
- a CDS encoding SanA/YdcF family protein; amino-acid sequence: MPSLPWKTFRILLMWLGGGTFLALLLFLAANLWVLTSTRGRIDRELAQCQSERVGIVFGTSHWTRSGARNPHFEGRMRAAASLIHDGRVMHLLLSGDNSTRYYNEPVTMWKDLRGRAVPDSAMTLDYAGFSTFDTLARARDVFAVKRALLVTQSWHLPRALFIADALGIEARGCAAPERPSDSTLRLRAREWVARAATLGDIYLWGREPHFLGPLEPLQITPPQRGPVSASDAASADDTTRESAHDSSASTPR
- the rimK gene encoding 30S ribosomal protein S6--L-glutamate ligase, with product MHIALLSRNRNLYSTRRLMEAAEARGHSARVVDTLRCYMSIASHHPSIHYKGQELEPFDAVIPRIGASITFYGCAVLRQFEMMGTQVLNDSVSITRSRDKLRSLQLLSRKGIGLPVTGFAHSPDDIPDLITMVRGAPLVIKLLEGTQGIGVVLAETNQAAESVIQAFMGMKANIMVQEYIKEAKGADIRCLVIGDKVVAAMKRQAAEGEFRSNLHRGGSASIIRITPEERSTAIRAAKAMGLKVAGVDLLRSNHGPVIMEVNSSPGLRGIESATGKDIAGQIIEHLEKSSAPKRKTPPKPKG
- a CDS encoding ATP-dependent zinc protease family protein, which codes for MKELPYQAKAVIGRREMVTLPALGLTLCAKADTGARTSALHAENIETFEQDGHPWVRFTTRGSGPSSPAHEQCLPLHDRRRVTSSNGQAEWRYVIRTLMQLGELEFPVELTLTDRRDMRHPMLLGRRALRRLLVAPGAGFLHGEP
- a CDS encoding DUF3549 family protein, which translates into the protein MQSIDSLHDFFVRTGAEVTLYHMGRRVEPCPLDALRELEHDGHSWPAPWQGQARLAMVFRVGDLGDPLIWFLALPLDEQGTLDPAPRDAFLQRLLETLGRNVQGLGREDSSGIDNLMKDNPLAFTPATPFLAMLHARASHDLDRPASQHLEPVEAYLEGQQALDWRALGLQGLADFAVRMDEAQQQRLADTIPSLPDEVLVSLCYCLEHVAIGDDLAAALRQRGEQAAEAGDIERFCACVRAVSGAATARVGSWYDALLADETACGPDLLAAMAGRGWRHLEEAERLPRFLARLADEPRADFTAVARDLALIPRLRLPVLMTLRDAEPTSAIGRRLAGLSR